The genomic stretch cagccatgacgatcggaaaaggattagctttgatctttgtttgttaaagatggggaagcaagtttcccacagacggcgccactgatcgtacttgatcagaagaatcgtcgctggctgctcggaccggatcttctaggaaggaggagggggtgtacctgcaaggtactccgatgccaaagtgagtagacgagcaaaggagtgcaagtactagctaaaggttaaaagaagtgaatacctgaccctctagtgaaagagggtatttataaccCCCAGCGCTGGaccatgatctcgctactgggttgaacttccaagcccaactaggagactgccaggtttcttgAGCGGAAATATCGAAGGTGCGTGAATGCCCTCTGTCCTgattaaccgctccgaagtttaagggaggcgcggtcttttagggaccacgttGGCCCCGTATTATTCGGAAGGTCGGATATGAAAGAGCCctgcgaggagcagggtcctcggcaacgaGGGTGCTCGCGGGGAGCGCGCGTGCCGAGCGTTGAATGGCTCGCGGGGAGAAGTCTTGCCGGACGCCATATGGTCCGTGGATACGGTCTTGCCGAGCATGTCTAAGGTGGGCACCCTAGACACAAGTGAGCCATGGAGGAAcctgggcctctgaggtttactgggccgaaactatgttgggcctaaccttggcccagtccagaacagtaaCTATATTGGaaatgaatttaattgaaatacaccgTATAAAAAATTTTAATCCGTAAGTAAATAGTAATTATCAGATcttaatttggtttttatttttaatatatctaCAATAATAATTATGGATAGTTGTGCATGATTAATTGTGTAAGACTTTTTACACTGataatacataaaaattaatCTTCAAAAAGTCCACTTGCtaaattgtaaaaataaatattttattatttgttttatggAATTGGGTAAAACTAGTCCTATTCTTAATAACACACACGCACATGCAAATTTACTATAGCCGTCAGTAATTTGATTAATTAACTGTTAATTATTTAAACACGTTACTTCTTGGCCACCCGACAGCTATAAACAGAAACTTCTAAGTTTTTAATCCATAatacatattataatattaagaaaaaagttagttaaattattaaatattgtgAATGAATAGTTTTGCTCTGTAAAGTTGAAAGGGAATATCCCAAAAGCAGAAAAAAACGGGAAAGAAGAATCCTACCACAAAAAACCATAGACTTCAAAACTAAAAATACAAGTGAGTTAGcacttaattatataattatataatcaaggactgaaataataaaattattgaatTGTTGTgactttttatgttttttaaggtATAAGAGAAGTATATTAAGGAATCAGTCCTTAAACATTTCCCTGGTGTACAATCCATCCTAGGAAATGGGTTCTACCTCATACAATATTTTAAGGGTTAATAGTTATTTTTCCCTGTTATATAGGGGTCATTTGAAAAAtccctgtaaaaaaaaattgtaagaaTTGGTTGAACCCACTCCCTTCCACTTCAAGGTAAAGCGCCTAGCCACTAGGCTGAGAGTTCCAATTTGTTATatgattgcatttaattattGTTATAGTATCCAACtaattatttgtatttaattaataattatatacaactaattatatattatttcctgtaatttttttaatatatattttatatactatTTACTGTAGATTTTTTAATACTATGTTTTATATACTATATTTTACTGTagcttcttttatatatatatatatatatatatatatatatatatatatatatatatatatatatatatatatatatatatatatatatatatacactaattTACATATTTACGTTTTATATATAtgctttaataaataataatatactgCATACtaatttacatattttttaatactatgctttaataaataataatatactatttaataaattaaacttattaataacgttatatttaacttaataaatttaatttaaagattttatataaatgtttatatctaatttaatttattttactgttaacgttattaattaatatttgtttgtattaatttaatttagtttatattttttaattaatattattttaatttaacgtttatgtttaatttaatttaatttatttttatttaatttatttaatatttttttatattaattaatatttgtttattaatttattttagtttatattttactgttacttttttttaatattaattaataacgttaatagtaaattaaattaaatataaatattaatataaattgtttaaattaaattaattaacttaaatataacattaatagtaaaataatattaaataaataaaataaaataaattaaattaaattaaacataaacgttaaattaaattaaactaatattaattagacaatataaactaaattaaattaatataaacaaatattaattaataacgttaacagtaaaataaattaaattaaattaaatataaacatttatataaaatctttaaattaaatttattaagttaaatataacgttaaaagtaaaataacattaattaaattaaattacatataaaaattaaatttaattaaactaatattaattagaaaatataaactaaaattttaattaatataaaaaatattaattaataatgttaacagtaaaatataaactaaaatagtattaattataaaatataaatattgaaCAAAACAAATGCAGTATTAGTTAATACCATTTAAATGCAGTATGCTATTAATACCATTCAAAGTAGTTATTGAATAATACAAACCACTTGGCTTAGTGGTTAGGCGCTTGGCTTTCAAATTGAAGGGAGTGGGTTCAACTCCCATTCAACTTTTTTTTTGCAGGTTTTTTTCAAATGACCCCTATATGGCAGGGAGAAAATATGTATTAACCCATATTTTTATTATGAATGAATGTGTTTTCAAGATAAATTgttgtgatatttatattaaaatgttttaatatattattcgGTGCAGGTTTCATGTGAATCGCTAATGTTTTATGTGAATTAATGAGTTGACAAAGACAATTGTTATTTTATAAATAGACGATAAAGTAAATTCACATATTTTACTCACAATTGTCAAATCAACTAAGAGAATATGACATAAATAAAATGAGATCAAATGACGTCATTAGATTTTAAAGGGGGTTGATCAAAACATTTCTCCTCCGTTGTCAGATGAATTGAGAGAATAGGTCATaaataaaaaactttaaaaaataaaatatgtttaaaTGAAATTGTTGAGatttaaaagaaaatttctcATAACATTTTCTCTCGATTGCTAGCATAATCGaggaaatatataatatttttattttaaaaattgaaatgtaGGACGTTTATGATTTACACATCGGTTGTTTGTTTGTTGATTGAAGTAAACaattaatgataaaatatattttttgtggtAATGAATCAACACAACCCGTGGTATTTTTTACATGGATAAGACAACTCAAGTAAAAATTGTCCAacaaataacatcaaaataaaagACAATTTCTCTTTTCACCCTTGCTATAGGGCGTATCcttgaaaattcaaaaatatctctcaatgaattcggatatgtatatttaaacgcattaaattttattttttacaaaaatttagttCAAAAATATATCTCCGAATAAATCCaagattaattcggagatgtatctccaaaaatATCATTTGTTCCAGACTTCCAGTATTAACTATGCATTTTTTATCTATgagttattatttataatttattaatagtaaataaataaataaatatttatatgtataattacaaaaaatacaATCTTGtctaaaataattgaaaaatatatattaatataaatttatagtataaaattataaaattagtcaagtttaataataataatattgataataataataataataatagtgaaatacaattgaattttaaatatctataatttaatcgaaataaatatttaagtgcttataatatttataaatacattctttaaaagtaatatttttttatcacaaatttagtattttttttatataatttaaactattttttataatttaacaaaaaataaactttaatttttacttaatttttttttttactttttattgttGACTTGGTAAATAtttgttaaatttaattaaaaatatagttaTAATGTAAAAGATATATTcaactttaaaaaattactataatgtaattatataaatatattataatgtaattaaaatgaaatattattatttaaaaaataatttattttttttgtttatcaccaccgatttagtccggttcgggggtcagttctaGCATCAAATGGTTCCAACCCCTTCCGATCATAGttgtgggggatcgaaccgtgattCTCACTACCAAATCaagcgtcaatcaccactgaagCAACTAACGAttcgtatttaaaaaataatttaaattgtgAAACTAAACATTAATATAAGTTTGTGATATAGAATTAAATaagattttctttcatttttattgaAACAAACAACATTTTTAAAGATACATCTCTGAATTAAGCTTAAATTTATTCAAATATATATTTccgaattaaattttatttaaaataaaatttagtacattcaaagatatattttaaaaaacataaaatattttagtattttcgagaaaaacttaagaaaaataataaaagagaatttcttcacccacctcctaaccttcttgctcacccctggtgaatttacaacactaccccttatttcggaagttcatttccgaaaaggtactttttttaaaaaaaaaggtgttttcggaaatgaacttccgaaaacgtgttttttttaatataaaatattgatttcggagatgcatctccgaaataaagttacattttcagaaaatgtggtgtttcggaagttcatctccgaactcaccccccttgaaggaattcggaaatgcacttccgaaaaaaggtctggacagaagaaaaataacaaacaagaacgattcgctttatttaatcggatgaagacgatggaggagacgctgcaacaggttagaaagtcctgatcctctagaaatccataccacattgtaacttaccaacataataaacaacaacaaaaaacttatgaacaaaactatacttacatcatagtggtgtagatccttatcagccactcgcaactgaaaatgattagcacgaacttgaattttccttcccaattttccttctgagacgacggagccgactctagagtagccttctgtttaacttcggcagtcaggctctcgatggagatcagagccgaactcaaggaagcaaccggcgctgcgacagatggaacaaacggcgctgaaacagatggacgaacaaccggagctgcaacaacagacggaggagaggtaaccggggccggagcatatgacgaaggaggtggatgtccggaggaagaaggattggaggtacgtccaccgcgagagccacggccaccaccaccacgacctgatcctgcagcattgatggatgattgttgagaatgtgcaggagatggttgactccggcgattttcgggatgatttcctgcaccgcggcgagacattgtgatgaaagcagtaacaagagatagaaaacgttaaagcaaagaagaagacttaggatcgaaaatgatttgggatattttgaaagaaaaatgggtgagaagcttttaaataggaaagtgttttagaagttaaccgtctgagagtggtggggagaaggaaaagggaacttcgaaatttcaaaaggttttttgttcttttaaatagggcgtggctgtggagcttcccaatttttgttacgtaggcttttaagtaggaaagtgttaccacatttcttagaaggtaaccgtctttGAAGGCTTACATAGGCACATGTGTCCACATTTCTTACCagattgtaaaaaataaatgaattttgatgcatttcggaaatgcatttccgaaacataaaaaaatttataaaaaaaaacttcggagatgaatctccgaagcaggggtaagttgggaatttcgctgggggtgaccccatagagaggtgggtaaagaaattttctaataaaaatacaATGAGAAATTGCCAAATAAAAATACATCGGATTAGTTACTTGGATGACTCCCAAGAATTTATGTGGATCGGATATTTTCTTTGTAAGAGTTCTAGAATGTACAACTGAATTAAAGTATCCTAACTCTCACCTTTAAACTGGATTATTTAATGaacaaatgaagaaaaaaaactaaatttaaatatttaaataaggacATAATGGTAAACTCAAATAAATTATTGGAATTGGGGATAATTATGGAGGAATAATTCTAGAAATATTTGAAATCATTTCTAAAACCCAATAATAATAAGATTGAATTATCTAGAACAACCCAAATGAACTTTGAATTTAAACCCTAATAAAGCACTAGTATATAGCTTATGCAAGATTACACTTACAAGAAGCGGCTACTACGATTTCTTGCTGGTAATTTAAAGCAATTTTGATAGTTAGATGAATGGTAATTTGTGTTATCATCttaattgaaaagaaaaatatatataattttatattgtttagTATTTATCTACTCCCTCGTGTctgaattataagcaaatattctctttttaaatttattaaataatgaatATATTTGGTCTACATAAAAACCCAGATACATTATAATGGAAAAAAATATTTAGCCAGAAAATTCtagttcaaccattaatttaGCTTATCAATATCACTACTTTTTACCAACAAATTAGATTGAGTATcgatgttttaataaaaattataatttatgaattaaattgTGATATGAAGTAGATTTAGACTGCAGCGAATCCAACATAGGTCATATGCATGGATCTCTATGTACATGATTGGAAACTCTAGTTAGTGTTTGTTGGTTCTTATGAATGTCGTTGGATTGGTCTTTCAAACATTTTTAAGATATCATGATTCATATAATTTCAAGGGGCGCAAATCGTTAAGCTGGCCTTTCAAACGATAATCAAttacaaaacttttttttttgagctTCTTACTTAaaccacatatatatatatatatatatatatatatatatatatatatatatatatatatatatatatatatatatatacttactaAAACATGAAGTAGTAGGTGTGAAGGAAGTAATTCCATAAGACATTGCGAAAATTCTTTAGTATTTTTTTCACATCCACAGCTGTGTGTTTTAGTAAGCATGACAATTTTGTTTAAGAcagaagttcaaaaaaaaaatttatgtaatTTATTGTAAAAATGGTGAATTGCATATTGGAAAGAAGTTTTGGGTAGGTGGAGAAAATGTTTAAGTATTGGAGaggaaatgaaattttttaagaAAGGGAAGACTTTTTGTATTGTTGAGTGTTTATAATTTTGATTTGATACAAACTCAAGTACATCACCTCTTTTTATACCAGTGacatttttaaattaatgattaagATTTTGCCACCACAAACTTAATCTAATGGCTATAAATCactttctagaatattctttacTATTTTACAAAAATCCTAATTTATTCATATCTTCTAGAGAATTCAATGGTTCTCTCTAGAATAAGCTTCTAGAAGTTGGATACTACAAAATGAATTTGGGCTTAAAATTCCTAAGGCCCAAACACTATCAAAcccaaaatcaatttaaaaattcAATGCCTCCCTAAAACTTAACTTTGCAACTCCAAGTAAATATCTTAACTTGACAAAGTCTTCACGCttgagaggcttggtgaagatatcaatTGTTTGGTCATGCGTCTTCATGTACTCCAACTGCACATCGTTGCTAGAAATATGGTTGTTCAAAAAACCATGAACTCAATCGAATTGCCGAATTgaactaaattgaaattaaaataattgaactTTTATATTTGGTTAGTGAACCAAACCATATTGCACAAACAATTCTAAAACTGAACCGAAACTAaaaacaaaccaaaccgaaactatAAACGAACCAAACCAAAACTGAAAATGAAatttactaaaaaataataagttttaatttaaaaaataaaaataaaaaaagtttacgGATATGGTTCATTAATAAATGGTTTGGTTtgagaaaaattaacttttaatGGTTTTTGTGCCATTTGGAATTTCAAAATGGTATGCCAAACCAATGATTATGGTTCAGTTACTAAGTAAATTGAAACGGTTTCGTTCAGTTTGAGTATATTTttactatggtttggtttggttctatTATGTTATCTCACTGAACCATTCTATGAACAGCCCTAGCTAGAAACACACTCTAAAATATAGTGATAACATGTGTCAATGTGCTTACTTTGATCATGGAAGATTGGGTTCTTTGCCAAAGTTATTGCTGGCTTATGGTCCACAAATATCTTTGTCGGCATCTTTTGCGGCAAACTCAACTCCTTTAACATGTTTCGCAACCATATTGCATGACAAATACATGAAGTGGTCGCCACGTACTCCCTCTCTCATGTTGAAATAGTGAAAATCCTCTACTTCTTTGACATCCATGTGAAGGTTGTGTTTCTAATGTAGAAATTCAAGCAACTTGTGCTTTTTCGGTCATCTACATCTCCGCCCTAGTCGTTATTGCTATATTTTCGAGCTTGCAATCATCAGAAACACGGTAGTACAAGCCTAAGTTTGATGTACCTTTGATGTAGCGAAGAATCCTTTTTGCCGCCTTCGGATGAGTTATTGTTGGATACTCAATGCATCGACTGACAACTCCGTTGGCATACAAGATGACACGACTCGTGCATGTTAAATTTTGTAAGCTTCCAACCAGACTCTTAAAGAATGATGGATCTATCCTTTCTCATTCTTCATGCTTTGACAGCTTGATTATATATTCCATTGATGTGTTGACAGGGTTTGCTTCAAACGTGTTTGAACTTCTTGAGTACCTTTTTAGTATAGCCTTTCTGGGTGATTAGGATTCAATGATCTTCTTGTTTCACTTCAATGTTGAGGTACTAAGACATGAATCCAATGTCGGTCATCTCGAACTCTTTTGTTGTCTCTTTCTTGAACTCTTCAAGTATGGTTGTATTGTTCCCCGTGAAGATCAAGGCATCTACATACAAGCACACAATCAAAATATTTACACCTTGCACTTTGATAGATTGTGTGCTCATATAGAGACTTAATGAAGTACTTCTCGTCGAAATGCTTATCAATTCGAACATTCCAAGCTCTTAGGGCTTGTTTGAACTTGTAGAATTCCTTCTTTTGCTTCAAGACCTTTTTTCTTCTCCCTTGACTTTGTAGCCTTGTCGTTTCTCAATGTAGACTTCTTTGTCAAGGACCCCATTTAAGAAGGCTaacttgacatccatttgatgtatCTTCCACTTGTTTTGAGATGCCACTGAAATGATTAGTCCCATAATTTCTAATCGGGCAACTGGAGCGAATACCTCGCCTTAGTCGATGTCGGCTATTTTACTATATCCTTTTTCCACCaatcttgccttgtatctttcaACTTATCCTTCggagttcttctttgctttataCAACCACTTCACACGGATCACCTTGTTCCCTTTTGAAAGTGAGGCTGACTCCCAAGTTTCATTCTTCTTTATCACCTTGATCTCTTTGTGCATGGAAGTTCTCCAAGTCTTCTTATCCAATGCTACTTGAAATTTTATGGTCTCACAATCCGAAAATAGACAAAAAAGTAAGATTGTCTATATTTTCGGTTACCTCGTAAATCTCTTTAAAAATTCTAAAGTGATGAGTAATTTCACTTGATATTTCTCCCTCTTCAAAACTCATGGTCCGTGAAGACGGCAGGCTGGCAGTATCTTCTCTTGGTTCCTCTAGGTCCACGCCATCTTTTTCAAAATTGTGGAAAGAAGTTATAGTCTTCATTACACGATTTCCAATCCCAAATTCCTTCTTCATTGAAAATGACATTTCGGTTGATGATAATCTTCCCTATATCAGGACTATAGAGCTTGTAGCCTTTGGAGTTATTGTCGTACTATGAAGATGTACTTTTGCTTTTAACATTTAGTTTGCTTCTTTTCTCATTTGGTACATGATTGTGAGTTATGCTTTCAAAGACTCTTAAATGGAAAATTCCAGGCTTCTTGTGGTGTTTTCCCAACACGTTTCTTGTTGGAAACCGGTTTGAGAGATAGACCATGCATGCAAAAACTTCTACCCACAGTTCATTTTTAGTATCTTGCTTTTTAGCATGCTCCTCGCCATCTCAAGGATTGTCCTGTTCTTTATCtctactactccattttgttgggggaTCTTGGTACTGTCAGTTGTCGCTAAATGTCATTGTCTTCACCATGCTTTTTGGAATTCGTTTGAAGTGAACTCTCCTCTTTGGACGGATCTCATGGATTTGATCACAAGGCCAATTTCCTTCTCAATATGGGCTTTAAACAAGTTCCTGATTATTCTAAGAACTTTTTAATGTTAAGTTTATAACACTAGTTCTAAGAGACATAGAACTAAACTTGACCCTCAATCTCATAAGTGCATTTACTCACCATCACTACTaagaaatagattttttttacctTAGTTGAACATAGTTTTCATCTCGATTTTGTGAGCAAGGTAATGAAGATTGTCAAGAACCTTCTCATATTTCCCCTCGGTTGGTTTTTCCACTAGTGTGAAGTCAACAACTTTTTTCCTTGGTTGGTTTTCCATCGAGGTGAAATCAAAACTACAAAATCATTCTCCAGGATGGTTCGCAaaaacacaaatatttttatcaaggTTGGTTCCTTTTATTGTAATATTATTtgctaaaattattttcttcgATACAtgcttgtaaaaaaaatttaatgttgTTTGGAAAGCATGGTTGTAGTTGTATTTTATGTTGAGTTTTAAAATTtctaacaacaataacaacgtaACCACAAACATTGCTAAGTTACCTCAAAGCTTTTTTTACTAACAACAAACCATTTTAACAAGCATCCTTTaaagaatataattttaaaaattacaagaGAAGATACATTAAGGAACCAACCCTTATAAATTCCTATGTTGTACAATCCATCCTAGGAAATGGGTTCTACCTCATACAATATTTTTATTATCAGTGTGTTTTCATTATCAGTGTTTGCATTTCAGCACTCTACACTCTGATTTCAAGATAAATCGTTGTGATACTTatgttctaatatattgtttggtGTAGGTTTCGTGTGGATAGCTTATGTTTCATGTCGATT from Vicia villosa cultivar HV-30 ecotype Madison, WI linkage group LG4, Vvil1.0, whole genome shotgun sequence encodes the following:
- the LOC131598557 gene encoding uncharacterized protein LOC131598557 gives rise to the protein MSFSMKKEFGIGNRVMKTITSFHNFEKDGVDLEEPREDTASLPSSRTMSFEEGEISSEITHHFRIFKEIYESLVGSLQNLTCTSRVILYANGVVSRCIEYPTITHPKAAKRILRYIKGTSNLGLYYRVSDDCKLCICHAIWLRNMLKELSLPQKMPTKIFVDHKPAITLAKNPIFHDQSKHIDTCYHYILECVSSNDVQLEYMKTHDQTIDIFTKPLKREDFVKLRYLLGVAKLSFREALNF